A single window of Bombus pascuorum chromosome 1, iyBomPasc1.1, whole genome shotgun sequence DNA harbors:
- the LOC132906139 gene encoding uncharacterized protein LOC132906139, whose translation MWSTKDILTKLCILLLLCEHATCFVIPEELPTILSLIYSNIPPIKKGTDSRIGVGFRLGEHADFQMLFELGPQTETEPISNADSKRRRDAMFSAAMRGELGSLAQAVAKYQLERKLQKELDRSKKTEKKSNAAATPANDDKNTVASEWLTKWSKDMGKSSEDRSSSEDVSPEKNVSTPAKIQTVQRIRQSSQSTDKRNTISDLKQLYKSQSDTEIEKRIT comes from the exons ATGTGGAGCACGAAGGACATCCTAACGAAGCTGTGTATCCTGCTGCTTCTTTGCGAAC ACGCAACGTGCTTCGTTATTCCGGAGGAATTGCCCACCATACTTTCGCTCATCTACTCCAACATCCCGCCGATAAAGAAAG GTACCGACTCGAGGATAGGCGTTGGTTTCCGGCTTGGCGAACACGCGGACTTCCAGATGCTGTTTGAGTTGGGACCGCAAACGGAAACCGAGCCCATTAGCAATGCCGACTCGAAGAGACGTCGAGAC GCGATGTTCAGCGCCGCGATGAGAGGAGAGCTCGGATCGCTGGCTCAGGCAGTGGCCAAGTACCAGTTGGAGCGCAAATTACAGAAGGAATTGGATAGATCAAAGAAGACGGAGAAGAAGTCAAACGCAGCGGCTACGCCAGCAAACGACGACAAAAAC ACTGTCGCCAGCGAATGGCTAACCAAATGGAGCAAGGATATGGGCAAGTCGTCGGAGGATCGATCGTCCTCGGAAGACGTTTCGCCTGAGAAGAACGTGTCGACGCCCGCGAAAATTCAAACCGTACAAAGGATAAGACAAAGTTCGCAATCGACTGACAAGAGAAATACGATTTCCGACTTGAAGCAATTGTACAAATCGCAGAGTGATACGGAGATAGAGAAGAGAATTACCTaa
- the LOC132905825 gene encoding synaptotagmin-1-like isoform X2 gives MVHGDLFGPWGRILIVVVAALAIVLLLLVIACFLTPGCLGYECVKRKREAKSVPLRVKSKQNENVKLNDVSYRSWRLGSLYEGSSNGTIDENASPIEGNSWNSNNAQFGCTDTSSTLNLVQKDKQKAERKQKEFPTELTISLQYLPPCDETITGKLVIGIEALSGLPPKQYNCTLEPYVALNITKQSWNHRNRQKLHSFRTRGVRHTASPVFKETFVVANVKPHEVKEWILDFAAYDRDRYANDTELSTLRVSLKEAKHVLQSPEIHMFNFRMKQSNLALGNILLAISYLPTAQRLTINVMKVRDVKFTPPVSCLNDFSFYVRVLMLNGRTGQRMKKKKTRFVVANSHSEFNETLTFDVSYSQLDIVQFLVVLRGKAAPAEPAASTVEHPSDSEDSITSIQKSKDTSIGKVALGKGVRGSTERLHWFSVLQNPRKLVTVWHVLK, from the exons ATGGTGCACGGTGACCTTTTTGGCCCATGGGGCCGAATTCTTATCGTCGTAGTGGCAGCGCTGGCCATCGTCCTTCTCTTGCTCGTGATCGCCTGTTTTCTCACGCCAGGATGCCTTGGATACGAGTGCGTGAAAAGAA AGAGAGAAGCAAAAAGTGTGCCGTTGCGTGTCAAGAGCAAACAGAATGAAAACGTCAAGTTGAACGATGTCAGCTACAGGTCATGGAGATTGGGTAGCCTGTACGAAGGCAGCAGCAACG GTACGATCGACGAGAACGCCAGCCCGATCGAGGGCAATTCCTGGAATTCCAACAACGCTCAGTTCGGTTGCACCGATACTTCGTCCACCCTG AATTTGGTGCAAAAGGATAAACAGAAAGCCGAGAGGAAGCAAAAGGAATTCCCGACGGAACTGACGATAAGCCTGCAGTACTTGCCGCCCTGCGACGAAACTATTACCGGCAAACTCGTTATTGGTATCGAG GCGTTATCCGGCCTTCCTCCGAAGCAATACAACTGCACCTTGGAACCGTACGTGGCTTTGAACATAACGAAACAATCGTGGAATCACAGGAACCGACAGAAATTACACAGTTTCCGCACGAGGGGTGTCAGGCACACGGCGAGCCCCGTTTTCAAGGAAACGTTCGTCGTGGCGAACGTAAAACCTCACGAAGTTAAG gAATGGATTCTCGATTTTGCGGCGTACGATCGCGACAGATACGCCAACGACACGGAACTCAGCACGCTGAGGGTGTCGCTGAAGGAGGCGAAGCACGTTCTACAGAGTCCAGAGATTCATATGTTCAACTTCAGAATGAAGCAGTCCAATTTG GCGCttggaaacattttattagcTATTAGTTATTTACCCACAGCGCAGAGACTGACTATAAACGTAATGAAAGTACGCGACGTGAAGTTTACGCCACCGGTGTCGTGTTTGAACGATTTTA GTTTTTACGTCAGGGTATTGATGCTCAATGGAAGGACAGGCcaacgaatgaaaaagaagaagacccGATTCGTCGTTGCGAATTCGCACTCGGAATTCAACGAAACACTGACGTTCGACGTATCGTACAGTCAATTAGACATAGTGCAATTTCTCGTGGTATTGCGCGGCAAA GCTGCGCCTGCCGAGCCTGCTGCCAGCACCGTAGAGCATCCGAGTGACAGCGAGGATTCGATAACGTCGATTCAAAAGTCGAAGGACACTTCCATCGGTAAAGTCGCGCTTGGAAAGGGAGTCAGAGGGTCGACGGAAAGGCTACACTGGTTTTCCGTACTTCAAAATCCTAGAAAGTTAGTTACCGTATGGCACGTATTGAAATAA
- the LOC132906190 gene encoding coatomer subunit gamma isoform X1, with the protein MNAFKRDKKEEEDGGGNPFQNLEKTTVLQEARTFNDTPVNPRKCAHILTKILYLLNQGEQLGTMEATEAFFAMTKLFQSRDVVLRRLVYLGIKELSSLAEDVIIVTSSLTKDMTGKEDLYRAAAIRALCTITDGGMLAAIERYMKQAIVDRSPAVSSAALVSSLHLTNVSGDVARRWANEAQEALNSTNVMVQYHALGVLYQARKADKHAVIKLVAKLMRTSPKSPYAACMLIRMACKLLDEVDKGEELLGFIESCLRHKSEMVVYEAAHALINLGRSCTKEITPAISVLQLFCGSQKPALRFAAVRTLNKVAMSHPTAVTACNLDLENLITDSNRSIATLAITTLLKTGAESSVDRLMKQIATFVSEISDEFKVVVVQAIRALCQKFPRKHAVLMNFLSAMLRDEGGLEYKAAIADTIIAVMEVNAEAKEAGLAHLCEFIEDCEHNSLAVRILHLLGQEGPTSKQPSRYIRFIYNRVILESASVRAAAVTALARFAAACPLLLPNVLVLLSRCQLDSDDEVRDRAAYYCAILQQNEPTILPLVQPPLLSVPSLERALRNYMQTSMDEPFDISQIPPAQTVEEPTQVELQATVKQQSRLTREESFMEKLSQIPHLANLIRDSSLLKSSPVCELTESETEYNVKCIKHTFTEFLILQFDCVNTLSDQLLEDVRVAVEAPEGYTIVNEVPCPRLPYNELGTTYTVLKYPENVYASVATIPTTLRFVARDCDPATGVPDADQGYNDEYMLEDLEVTLADQVRGIGNRGLDFGAAWEAASAGGFTKLEETFALGSSVNSLEGAIQSLTGFLGLDAVERTNRVQSGAATHNLLLSGVFRGGKEILARARLAISDSQVTMQLTVLCQDADVAELIISSVG; encoded by the exons ATGAACGCTTTCAAACGCGAtaagaaggaggaagaagatg GTGGGGGAAACCCTTTCCAAAACCTAGAAAAGACAACCGTTCTTCAGGAAGCTCGTACCTTCAACGACACTCCGGTTAATCCAAGAAAATGCGCTCACATTCTAACCAAAATCTTATACCTACTGAATCAAGGAGAACAGTTGGGTACGATGGAAGCGACGGAAGCATTTTTTGCCATGACCAAGTTATTTCAGTCCAGGGACGTTGTCCTGAGAAGGTTGGTCTATCTAGGTATCAAGGAACTGAGTTCTCTGGCAGAAGATGTGATCATAGTTACTTCGAGTTTAACCAAGGATATGACCGGGAAAGAAGATTTGTACAGAGCTGCTGCGATAAGAGCTTTATGTACCATCACCGACGGTGGAATGCTAGCAGCTATCGAACGTTATATGAAACAAGCTATAGTAGACCGTTCCCCTGCTGTTTCCAGCGCGGCTTTAGTTTCCTCTCTGCACTTGACCAACGTCTCCGGAGACGTAGCGCGTAGATGGGCGAACGAAGCTCAGGAGGCGCTAAATTCTACTAACGTAATGGTTCAGTACCATGCCCTTGGTGTTTTGTATCAAGCACGTAAAGCAGATAAACACGCTGTGATTAAGTTAGTCGCCAAGCTTATGAGAACAAGTCCGAAAAGCCCTTACGCAGCCTGTATGTTAATTAGAATGGCGTGTAAATTATTAGACGAAGTCGACAAAGGAGAAGAACTATTGGGATTTATAGAATCTTGTTTACGTCATAAGTCAGAGATGGTGGTATACGAAGCGGCGCATGCCTTGATCAATCTTGGAAGAAGTTGCACGAAAGAGATAACGCCTGCTATTAGCGTCCTCCAATTATTCTGTGGATCTCAGAAACCAGCTTTGAGATTCGCCGCTGTTAGAACCTTGAATAAAGTTGCCATGTCTCATCCAACGGCAGTTACTGCTTGCAACTTGGATTTAGAGAACTTAATTACCGATTCGAACAGATCTATCGCTACGTTGGCAATTACTACCCTATTAAAAACTGGAGCGGAAAGTTCGGTTGATCGGTTGATGAAACAGATTGCTACCTTTGTGTCTGAAATTTCAGATGAATTTAAGGTCGTAGTTGTACAAGCTATAAG GGCTCTGTGTCAAAAATTCCCTCGGAAACACGCAGTATTAATGAACTTTCTCTCTGCTATGCTAAGAGACGAGGGAGGACTCGAATACAAAGCAGCAATTGCAGATACGATAATAGCTGTTATGGAAGTAAATGCCGAAGCGAAAGAAGCCGGTTTAGCTCATCTCTGCGAATTTATCGAAGATTGCGAGCACAACTCGCTCGCCGTTCGCATTCTTCACTTACTTGGTCAGGAAGGACCAACTTCGAAACAACCATCTCGATATATTCGCTTCATTTACAATCGCGTGATTCTGGAGAGTGCCAGCGTTCGTGCAGCCGCAGTTACCGCGTTAGCACGTTTTGCAGCAGCGTGTCCTCTGTTATTACCAAACGTGCTTGTTCTTCTGTCCCGCTGTCAATTGGATTCGGATGACGAAGTCCGTGATCGTGCGGCTTATTATTGCGCTATTCTACAACAAAACGAACCGACTATTTTGCCTTTGGTACAGCCTCCTCTTCTCTCCGTACCCAGTTTGGAAAGAGCTTTGCGAAATTATATGCAAACGTCGATGGACGAACCGTTCGACATCTCGCAG ATTCCACCAGCGCAAACGGTCGAGGAACCAACGCAAGTAGAGCTACAAGCTACTGTGAAACAACAGTCTCGATTGACGCGTGAGGAGAGCTTCATggaaaaattgtcacaaataccaCATTTGGCTAACCTTATTCGTGATTCTTCGTTGCTTAAGTCTTCCCCTGTCTGTGAATTAACAGAGTCCGAAAcggaatataacgttaagtgCATTAAGCACACGTTCACGGAATTCCTCATTTTGCAATTCGATTGTGTAAATACTCTTTCCGATCAATTACTCGAGGATGTAAGAGTAGCTGTCGAAGCGCCCGAAGG CTATACGATCGTGAACGAAGTTCCATGCCCTCGTCTACCTTACAACGAGCTTGGCACAACATATACAGTATTGAAATATCCGGAAAACGTTTATGCCAGTGTCGCTACTATTCCTACGACTCTGCGATTCGTGGCTCGTGATTGCGACCCTGCGACGGGTGTTCCAGATGCCGATCAAGGATACAACGATGAATACATG TTAGAGGATTTGGAAGTGACGTTGGCTGATCAAGTTCGAGGAATCGGAAACAGAGGATTAGATTTCGGTGCTGCGTGGGAAGCAGCGTCTGCGGGAGGATTCACCAAGCTGGAAGAAACGTTTGCTTTAGGCTCATCGGTGAACAGTTTGGAAGGAGCGATTCAAAGTCTCACGGGATTTTTGGGCTTGGATGCCGTAGAGCGAACCAATCGAGTACAATCTGGTGCTGCCACGCATAACTTGCTATTGAGTGGCGTTTTCAGAGGAGGGAAAGAAATCCTTGCTCGAGCAAGATTGGCGATATCGGACAGTCAAGTAACGATGCAACTTACCGTACTGTGTCAAGACGCAGACGTTGCCGagttaattatttcttctgtAGGATAA
- the LOC132906190 gene encoding coatomer subunit gamma isoform X2, with product MNSFVSRGGNPFQNLEKTTVLQEARTFNDTPVNPRKCAHILTKILYLLNQGEQLGTMEATEAFFAMTKLFQSRDVVLRRLVYLGIKELSSLAEDVIIVTSSLTKDMTGKEDLYRAAAIRALCTITDGGMLAAIERYMKQAIVDRSPAVSSAALVSSLHLTNVSGDVARRWANEAQEALNSTNVMVQYHALGVLYQARKADKHAVIKLVAKLMRTSPKSPYAACMLIRMACKLLDEVDKGEELLGFIESCLRHKSEMVVYEAAHALINLGRSCTKEITPAISVLQLFCGSQKPALRFAAVRTLNKVAMSHPTAVTACNLDLENLITDSNRSIATLAITTLLKTGAESSVDRLMKQIATFVSEISDEFKVVVVQAIRALCQKFPRKHAVLMNFLSAMLRDEGGLEYKAAIADTIIAVMEVNAEAKEAGLAHLCEFIEDCEHNSLAVRILHLLGQEGPTSKQPSRYIRFIYNRVILESASVRAAAVTALARFAAACPLLLPNVLVLLSRCQLDSDDEVRDRAAYYCAILQQNEPTILPLVQPPLLSVPSLERALRNYMQTSMDEPFDISQIPPAQTVEEPTQVELQATVKQQSRLTREESFMEKLSQIPHLANLIRDSSLLKSSPVCELTESETEYNVKCIKHTFTEFLILQFDCVNTLSDQLLEDVRVAVEAPEGYTIVNEVPCPRLPYNELGTTYTVLKYPENVYASVATIPTTLRFVARDCDPATGVPDADQGYNDEYMLEDLEVTLADQVRGIGNRGLDFGAAWEAASAGGFTKLEETFALGSSVNSLEGAIQSLTGFLGLDAVERTNRVQSGAATHNLLLSGVFRGGKEILARARLAISDSQVTMQLTVLCQDADVAELIISSVG from the exons ATGAATTCTTTTGTTTCAC GTGGGGGAAACCCTTTCCAAAACCTAGAAAAGACAACCGTTCTTCAGGAAGCTCGTACCTTCAACGACACTCCGGTTAATCCAAGAAAATGCGCTCACATTCTAACCAAAATCTTATACCTACTGAATCAAGGAGAACAGTTGGGTACGATGGAAGCGACGGAAGCATTTTTTGCCATGACCAAGTTATTTCAGTCCAGGGACGTTGTCCTGAGAAGGTTGGTCTATCTAGGTATCAAGGAACTGAGTTCTCTGGCAGAAGATGTGATCATAGTTACTTCGAGTTTAACCAAGGATATGACCGGGAAAGAAGATTTGTACAGAGCTGCTGCGATAAGAGCTTTATGTACCATCACCGACGGTGGAATGCTAGCAGCTATCGAACGTTATATGAAACAAGCTATAGTAGACCGTTCCCCTGCTGTTTCCAGCGCGGCTTTAGTTTCCTCTCTGCACTTGACCAACGTCTCCGGAGACGTAGCGCGTAGATGGGCGAACGAAGCTCAGGAGGCGCTAAATTCTACTAACGTAATGGTTCAGTACCATGCCCTTGGTGTTTTGTATCAAGCACGTAAAGCAGATAAACACGCTGTGATTAAGTTAGTCGCCAAGCTTATGAGAACAAGTCCGAAAAGCCCTTACGCAGCCTGTATGTTAATTAGAATGGCGTGTAAATTATTAGACGAAGTCGACAAAGGAGAAGAACTATTGGGATTTATAGAATCTTGTTTACGTCATAAGTCAGAGATGGTGGTATACGAAGCGGCGCATGCCTTGATCAATCTTGGAAGAAGTTGCACGAAAGAGATAACGCCTGCTATTAGCGTCCTCCAATTATTCTGTGGATCTCAGAAACCAGCTTTGAGATTCGCCGCTGTTAGAACCTTGAATAAAGTTGCCATGTCTCATCCAACGGCAGTTACTGCTTGCAACTTGGATTTAGAGAACTTAATTACCGATTCGAACAGATCTATCGCTACGTTGGCAATTACTACCCTATTAAAAACTGGAGCGGAAAGTTCGGTTGATCGGTTGATGAAACAGATTGCTACCTTTGTGTCTGAAATTTCAGATGAATTTAAGGTCGTAGTTGTACAAGCTATAAG GGCTCTGTGTCAAAAATTCCCTCGGAAACACGCAGTATTAATGAACTTTCTCTCTGCTATGCTAAGAGACGAGGGAGGACTCGAATACAAAGCAGCAATTGCAGATACGATAATAGCTGTTATGGAAGTAAATGCCGAAGCGAAAGAAGCCGGTTTAGCTCATCTCTGCGAATTTATCGAAGATTGCGAGCACAACTCGCTCGCCGTTCGCATTCTTCACTTACTTGGTCAGGAAGGACCAACTTCGAAACAACCATCTCGATATATTCGCTTCATTTACAATCGCGTGATTCTGGAGAGTGCCAGCGTTCGTGCAGCCGCAGTTACCGCGTTAGCACGTTTTGCAGCAGCGTGTCCTCTGTTATTACCAAACGTGCTTGTTCTTCTGTCCCGCTGTCAATTGGATTCGGATGACGAAGTCCGTGATCGTGCGGCTTATTATTGCGCTATTCTACAACAAAACGAACCGACTATTTTGCCTTTGGTACAGCCTCCTCTTCTCTCCGTACCCAGTTTGGAAAGAGCTTTGCGAAATTATATGCAAACGTCGATGGACGAACCGTTCGACATCTCGCAG ATTCCACCAGCGCAAACGGTCGAGGAACCAACGCAAGTAGAGCTACAAGCTACTGTGAAACAACAGTCTCGATTGACGCGTGAGGAGAGCTTCATggaaaaattgtcacaaataccaCATTTGGCTAACCTTATTCGTGATTCTTCGTTGCTTAAGTCTTCCCCTGTCTGTGAATTAACAGAGTCCGAAAcggaatataacgttaagtgCATTAAGCACACGTTCACGGAATTCCTCATTTTGCAATTCGATTGTGTAAATACTCTTTCCGATCAATTACTCGAGGATGTAAGAGTAGCTGTCGAAGCGCCCGAAGG CTATACGATCGTGAACGAAGTTCCATGCCCTCGTCTACCTTACAACGAGCTTGGCACAACATATACAGTATTGAAATATCCGGAAAACGTTTATGCCAGTGTCGCTACTATTCCTACGACTCTGCGATTCGTGGCTCGTGATTGCGACCCTGCGACGGGTGTTCCAGATGCCGATCAAGGATACAACGATGAATACATG TTAGAGGATTTGGAAGTGACGTTGGCTGATCAAGTTCGAGGAATCGGAAACAGAGGATTAGATTTCGGTGCTGCGTGGGAAGCAGCGTCTGCGGGAGGATTCACCAAGCTGGAAGAAACGTTTGCTTTAGGCTCATCGGTGAACAGTTTGGAAGGAGCGATTCAAAGTCTCACGGGATTTTTGGGCTTGGATGCCGTAGAGCGAACCAATCGAGTACAATCTGGTGCTGCCACGCATAACTTGCTATTGAGTGGCGTTTTCAGAGGAGGGAAAGAAATCCTTGCTCGAGCAAGATTGGCGATATCGGACAGTCAAGTAACGATGCAACTTACCGTACTGTGTCAAGACGCAGACGTTGCCGagttaattatttcttctgtAGGATAA
- the LOC132905825 gene encoding synaptotagmin-2-like isoform X3 — protein MVHGDLFGPWGRILIVVVAALAIVLLLLVIACFLTPGCLGYECVKRSTIDENASPIEGNSWNSNNAQFGCTDTSSTLNLVQKDKQKAERKQKEFPTELTISLQYLPPCDETITGKLVIGIEALSGLPPKQYNCTLEPYVALNITKQSWNHRNRQKLHSFRTRGVRHTASPVFKETFVVANVKPHEVKEWILDFAAYDRDRYANDTELSTLRVSLKEAKHVLQSPEIHMFNFRMKQSNLALGNILLAISYLPTAQRLTINVMKVRDVKFTPPVSCLNDFSFYVRVLMLNGRTGQRMKKKKTRFVVANSHSEFNETLTFDVSYSQLDIVQFLVVLRGKAAPAEPAASTVEHPSDSEDSITSIQKSKDTSIGKVALGKGVRGSTERLHWFSVLQNPRKLVTVWHVLK, from the exons ATGGTGCACGGTGACCTTTTTGGCCCATGGGGCCGAATTCTTATCGTCGTAGTGGCAGCGCTGGCCATCGTCCTTCTCTTGCTCGTGATCGCCTGTTTTCTCACGCCAGGATGCCTTGGATACGAGTGCGTGAAAAGAA GTACGATCGACGAGAACGCCAGCCCGATCGAGGGCAATTCCTGGAATTCCAACAACGCTCAGTTCGGTTGCACCGATACTTCGTCCACCCTG AATTTGGTGCAAAAGGATAAACAGAAAGCCGAGAGGAAGCAAAAGGAATTCCCGACGGAACTGACGATAAGCCTGCAGTACTTGCCGCCCTGCGACGAAACTATTACCGGCAAACTCGTTATTGGTATCGAG GCGTTATCCGGCCTTCCTCCGAAGCAATACAACTGCACCTTGGAACCGTACGTGGCTTTGAACATAACGAAACAATCGTGGAATCACAGGAACCGACAGAAATTACACAGTTTCCGCACGAGGGGTGTCAGGCACACGGCGAGCCCCGTTTTCAAGGAAACGTTCGTCGTGGCGAACGTAAAACCTCACGAAGTTAAG gAATGGATTCTCGATTTTGCGGCGTACGATCGCGACAGATACGCCAACGACACGGAACTCAGCACGCTGAGGGTGTCGCTGAAGGAGGCGAAGCACGTTCTACAGAGTCCAGAGATTCATATGTTCAACTTCAGAATGAAGCAGTCCAATTTG GCGCttggaaacattttattagcTATTAGTTATTTACCCACAGCGCAGAGACTGACTATAAACGTAATGAAAGTACGCGACGTGAAGTTTACGCCACCGGTGTCGTGTTTGAACGATTTTA GTTTTTACGTCAGGGTATTGATGCTCAATGGAAGGACAGGCcaacgaatgaaaaagaagaagacccGATTCGTCGTTGCGAATTCGCACTCGGAATTCAACGAAACACTGACGTTCGACGTATCGTACAGTCAATTAGACATAGTGCAATTTCTCGTGGTATTGCGCGGCAAA GCTGCGCCTGCCGAGCCTGCTGCCAGCACCGTAGAGCATCCGAGTGACAGCGAGGATTCGATAACGTCGATTCAAAAGTCGAAGGACACTTCCATCGGTAAAGTCGCGCTTGGAAAGGGAGTCAGAGGGTCGACGGAAAGGCTACACTGGTTTTCCGTACTTCAAAATCCTAGAAAGTTAGTTACCGTATGGCACGTATTGAAATAA
- the LOC132905825 gene encoding synaptotagmin-5-like isoform X1, producing MQPRTYVRRSPVVDDRAPSHRDRSVLSSRFVVVSSTTRECRPIARNRETSSRRGTLSWPKREAKSVPLRVKSKQNENVKLNDVSYRSWRLGSLYEGSSNGTIDENASPIEGNSWNSNNAQFGCTDTSSTLNLVQKDKQKAERKQKEFPTELTISLQYLPPCDETITGKLVIGIEALSGLPPKQYNCTLEPYVALNITKQSWNHRNRQKLHSFRTRGVRHTASPVFKETFVVANVKPHEVKEWILDFAAYDRDRYANDTELSTLRVSLKEAKHVLQSPEIHMFNFRMKQSNLALGNILLAISYLPTAQRLTINVMKVRDVKFTPPVSCLNDFSFYVRVLMLNGRTGQRMKKKKTRFVVANSHSEFNETLTFDVSYSQLDIVQFLVVLRGKAAPAEPAASTVEHPSDSEDSITSIQKSKDTSIGKVALGKGVRGSTERLHWFSVLQNPRKLVTVWHVLK from the exons ATGCAGCCGCGTACTTACGTTCGTCGTTCACCGGTAGTTGACGATCGCGCACCAAGTCACCGCGATCGATCCGTTCTTTCGAGCCGTTTCGTCGTCGTTTCGTCGACGACTCGCGAATGCCGTCCGATCGCGCGAAACCGCGAAACATCCTCTCGTCGTGGGACGCTGTCTTGGCCGA AGAGAGAAGCAAAAAGTGTGCCGTTGCGTGTCAAGAGCAAACAGAATGAAAACGTCAAGTTGAACGATGTCAGCTACAGGTCATGGAGATTGGGTAGCCTGTACGAAGGCAGCAGCAACG GTACGATCGACGAGAACGCCAGCCCGATCGAGGGCAATTCCTGGAATTCCAACAACGCTCAGTTCGGTTGCACCGATACTTCGTCCACCCTG AATTTGGTGCAAAAGGATAAACAGAAAGCCGAGAGGAAGCAAAAGGAATTCCCGACGGAACTGACGATAAGCCTGCAGTACTTGCCGCCCTGCGACGAAACTATTACCGGCAAACTCGTTATTGGTATCGAG GCGTTATCCGGCCTTCCTCCGAAGCAATACAACTGCACCTTGGAACCGTACGTGGCTTTGAACATAACGAAACAATCGTGGAATCACAGGAACCGACAGAAATTACACAGTTTCCGCACGAGGGGTGTCAGGCACACGGCGAGCCCCGTTTTCAAGGAAACGTTCGTCGTGGCGAACGTAAAACCTCACGAAGTTAAG gAATGGATTCTCGATTTTGCGGCGTACGATCGCGACAGATACGCCAACGACACGGAACTCAGCACGCTGAGGGTGTCGCTGAAGGAGGCGAAGCACGTTCTACAGAGTCCAGAGATTCATATGTTCAACTTCAGAATGAAGCAGTCCAATTTG GCGCttggaaacattttattagcTATTAGTTATTTACCCACAGCGCAGAGACTGACTATAAACGTAATGAAAGTACGCGACGTGAAGTTTACGCCACCGGTGTCGTGTTTGAACGATTTTA GTTTTTACGTCAGGGTATTGATGCTCAATGGAAGGACAGGCcaacgaatgaaaaagaagaagacccGATTCGTCGTTGCGAATTCGCACTCGGAATTCAACGAAACACTGACGTTCGACGTATCGTACAGTCAATTAGACATAGTGCAATTTCTCGTGGTATTGCGCGGCAAA GCTGCGCCTGCCGAGCCTGCTGCCAGCACCGTAGAGCATCCGAGTGACAGCGAGGATTCGATAACGTCGATTCAAAAGTCGAAGGACACTTCCATCGGTAAAGTCGCGCTTGGAAAGGGAGTCAGAGGGTCGACGGAAAGGCTACACTGGTTTTCCGTACTTCAAAATCCTAGAAAGTTAGTTACCGTATGGCACGTATTGAAATAA